AGGAACAGGAACCCCAGCGCCAGGCTGGCCACGATGCCGATGTGCCATTGATGGTTGAACTGCTCCTCGCGCTGTGCCCGCTCGATGTTCACCAGCATGATCACGAACAGGAACAGCACCATGATGCCGCCGGCGTAAAGGATGATCTGCACGCCGGCCACGAACGGCGCGTACAGCATCAGGTACAGCCCGGCGAGCGCCAGCAGGGTAAAGATCAGCGAAATGGCCGAGTGCACCGGGTTTTTCCGGGTGATCACCAGGATGGCGCTCACCACCGCCACCGCCGACAGCATATAGAAGAAAAATGTTGGGGCTACAGGCGTCATCGTGTGTACACCGTCGGTTCCGAGCCGCGTTCCAGCCTCGCGCGATCGAGCACCAGGCCCTCGCGGCTGTAGAGAGCCATTTCATAGTCCTGGCTCAGCTCCAGGCAATCGGTAGAGCAGGCCTCGACGCACAAGCCGCAGAACATGCAGCGGCTGACGTCGTAAGAGAAGCTGGTCATTTCCTTGCGCTTGGTCACCGGGTTGCGCTCGCTCTGCACCACGATCAGGTGCTCGGGGCAGGCGGTGGCGCACAGGTTGCACGCGATGCACAGCGTCTCGCCGGTGTCCGGGTTCACGTTCAGGCGCGGCAGCCCGCGGTAGCGTTCCGCGATCGCCGGACGCTCCAGCGGGTACTGCTCCGTGTAAACCTCGTTCGGGTTCTGGTATTTGAACGTGACCTTCAGGCCCTTGATCAAATCCATCATGAAGACCTTATTCAGCAGGGGAGCGATGCTCACTACACCACCCCTTTCAGCCACGCGAGAATCTCCGGGCCCAGGCCGATGATTCCGGTCACCAGCAGGACGCCAAGTCCCAGCGGCAGAAGAACTTTCCAGCCGACCTTCATCAACTGGTCGAAGCGGTAGCGCGGCCAGGTGGCGCGGTACCAGATGTACATGTACATGAAGCAGGCGATCTTGAACACGAACCAGAAAATGTCCTGGATGCGGTCGCGCACCGGCGGCGCCAGCAGGATCAGGCCAACTCCGCCCAGCACCAGGCCGAACCCGTACAGGCCCATGGTTTGGATTTTCAGCAGTGGGTGTTTCGGCATGCGCACCGCATTAAAAAAGCAGAAGAAGGCGAGCGCGAACAGCACCATCGCCGGCGCGAAGGAGAACACGAAGTCAACGGCGCCGAGTTCCGGATGCTCCCAGAAAAATGGGATGTTGATTGCCGGGCCGTGCACGCTGGGGAAGGGCCGCAGCCAGCCGCCGAGCCAGAGCGTGATTGCGATGGAACTGACCGCCACCATCGCCGCATATTCGCCGAGCATGAATAAGGACCAGCGCAGCCCGCTGTACTCGGTGTGGAAACCGGCGACCAGTTCCGACTCCGCTTCCGGTAGGTCGAAAGGCGCGCGGTTGGTCTCCGCGACCATCGCCACGGCGAAAATGAAGAATGCCACCAGACCGACCGGGAAGAACTTGAAGATGAACCACACGTGCTGTTGCGCCTGCGCCTGCACGATGCCGATCATGCTCAGCGTGCCGCTGGCCGAGGCGTCGCCGATGCCGTACGCTCCCAGGCCGGTGAAGCCGGTCATCACCACCGCCGAAATCACCGCCAGTCCCATGGCGATTTCGTAACTCACCATCTGCGCGCTGGAGCGCAGCGCGCCCATCAGCGGAAAGTGCGAGTTCGATGCCCAGCCCGCCATCACCACTCCAAGCACGCCCAGCGACGATACGCCGAGCATGAACAGGATGCCGATGTTCATGTCGGTGACGGCGTGCGTCGGGCCGAAAGGCACCACGATGAACACGCTGAAGGCGATCATCACCACCCAAACCGGCGCCATCCAGAAGATGGGCTTGTCCGCTTCCGAGGGCATGATGTCTTCTTTGGTGAGCAGCTTGATGGCATCGGCGATGGGTTGCATCAGGCCGTGCGGGCCCACGCGCATCGGGCCCAGCCGCACCTGCATGTGCGCCAGCGCCTTGCGCTCGCCCCAGTTCATTACGATGACGATGCCGGAGACGCCCGCGAAAATCAGCAGAATGTAAATCAGGGCCCACAGCCAATTGCCCGCCTGGCCCGGCGTAACGCTCGAATGCAGATAAGAGGTGACGTAATCCAGCATTAGCGGTCCACCTCGCCCAAAACGATGTCCAGAGTTCCGATGACGGCGACCACGTCGGCAACCAGCGAGCCGCGCACCATCTTGTCCAGCGCCTGCAGATTGACGAACGAGGGCGGACGCACGCGCACGCGGTAGGGCTGCGTCGAACCGTCGCTCACCACGAAGTAGCCGAGTTCGCCCTTGGGCGCCTCGATGGAAACATAAACCTCGCCGACCGGCGGCTTCATCACTTTCGGCACTTTGGCCATGATCGGCCCTTCGGGAATCGAGTTCACCGCCTGGTCAATGATGCGCAGCGACTGGCGCATCTCCGCGATGCGCACGATATATCGGTCGTAGGTGTCGCCGTTTTCGCCGGTGGGAATTTCGAAATCGAACTTCTCGTACATCGAGTACGGCTGCGCTTTGCGCAGGTCCCACTTCACGCCGCTGGCGCGCAACACTGGCCCGGTGACGCCGAAGTCTTTGCAATCCGGCCCGCTCAGAATGCCGACGCCCTTGGTGCGCTCCACCCAGATGCGGTTGGTGGTCAGCAGCTCTTCGTATTCGACGATCTTCGGCGTGACGAACTTCACGAAGTTGTTGACCTCTTGCTCAA
The Terriglobia bacterium genome window above contains:
- a CDS encoding NADH-quinone oxidoreductase subunit J, whose amino-acid sequence is MTPVAPTFFFYMLSAVAVVSAILVITRKNPVHSAISLIFTLLALAGLYLMLYAPFVAGVQIILYAGGIMVLFLFVIMLVNIERAQREEQFNHQWHIGIVASLALGFLFLFVYKRGSSIFPVNPVSMPEPMNTQQVGMALFRNYLLPFEIASLLLLVAIVGAVVMAKKRI
- a CDS encoding NADH-quinone oxidoreductase subunit I; amino-acid sequence: MAPLLNKVFMMDLIKGLKVTFKYQNPNEVYTEQYPLERPAIAERYRGLPRLNVNPDTGETLCIACNLCATACPEHLIVVQSERNPVTKRKEMTSFSYDVSRCMFCGLCVEACSTDCLELSQDYEMALYSREGLVLDRARLERGSEPTVYTR
- a CDS encoding NADH-quinone oxidoreductase subunit D, which translates into the protein MTDSTKSGFYEETAPGKDQTFLDANELVLNMGPQHPSTHGVLRVILKLDGEKVLGTECVIGYLHRGVEKIAENRTYAMFNPYVDRMDYVAAVSNGLGYCLAVEKLLNVEAPPRAAYIRVILAELNRMASHQLWLGTHALDIGAMTPLFYTFRDREEILKIFEKYCGARLTTHAFRIGGTQYETYEGFEQEVNNFVKFVTPKIVEYEELLTTNRIWVERTKGVGILSGPDCKDFGVTGPVLRASGVKWDLRKAQPYSMYEKFDFEIPTGENGDTYDRYIVRIAEMRQSLRIIDQAVNSIPEGPIMAKVPKVMKPPVGEVYVSIEAPKGELGYFVVSDGSTQPYRVRVRPPSFVNLQALDKMVRGSLVADVVAVIGTLDIVLGEVDR
- a CDS encoding NADH-quinone oxidoreductase subunit H, with product MLDYVTSYLHSSVTPGQAGNWLWALIYILLIFAGVSGIVIVMNWGERKALAHMQVRLGPMRVGPHGLMQPIADAIKLLTKEDIMPSEADKPIFWMAPVWVVMIAFSVFIVVPFGPTHAVTDMNIGILFMLGVSSLGVLGVVMAGWASNSHFPLMGALRSSAQMVSYEIAMGLAVISAVVMTGFTGLGAYGIGDASASGTLSMIGIVQAQAQQHVWFIFKFFPVGLVAFFIFAVAMVAETNRAPFDLPEAESELVAGFHTEYSGLRWSLFMLGEYAAMVAVSSIAITLWLGGWLRPFPSVHGPAINIPFFWEHPELGAVDFVFSFAPAMVLFALAFFCFFNAVRMPKHPLLKIQTMGLYGFGLVLGGVGLILLAPPVRDRIQDIFWFVFKIACFMYMYIWYRATWPRYRFDQLMKVGWKVLLPLGLGVLLVTGIIGLGPEILAWLKGVV